One stretch of Chryseobacterium indologenes DNA includes these proteins:
- a CDS encoding helix-turn-helix domain-containing protein: MVTYESLHDTLSFYSIDCRQSYYISSGKPIFEFPKVPFRMDYYALCICTAGEVSVEIDHHQYKADIHSILVAAPSTIVKFLKTSQDFRMKLLFFDKNFLIKNISNPFIIEKMNLFSQGSYSIVKTSPKNALVLQNLLDYLKKKSRKQGKFTEEIVRTIIFNLLLETAEILETKQATSSEKEEGKKDLYLKFSQLIRENIRQHRTVQFYASQLCVSNKYLIEIIKKASGKTPHEVIDETLLKEAYVMLGNPDLTISEIAFELQFNSASAFGRFFKKHTSVSPSEYRISENIQS; this comes from the coding sequence ATGGTAACCTACGAAAGCTTACACGATACTCTGTCGTTTTACAGTATTGACTGTCGCCAATCCTATTATATCTCCTCTGGAAAACCCATTTTTGAATTCCCTAAAGTTCCTTTCAGGATGGATTACTATGCGCTCTGCATCTGTACTGCGGGAGAAGTGAGTGTTGAAATAGACCATCATCAGTATAAAGCAGATATACACAGTATTCTGGTTGCGGCTCCGTCTACCATTGTAAAATTCCTGAAAACCAGTCAGGATTTCAGAATGAAATTATTATTCTTTGATAAGAATTTTCTGATTAAAAATATCTCAAACCCTTTTATCATTGAGAAAATGAACCTGTTCTCCCAAGGTTCCTACAGCATTGTAAAGACCAGCCCTAAAAATGCTCTTGTGCTACAGAATCTTTTGGATTACCTTAAAAAGAAATCCAGAAAACAGGGAAAATTCACTGAAGAAATTGTTCGTACTATTATTTTCAATCTTCTGCTGGAAACTGCCGAGATTCTGGAAACTAAGCAGGCTACCTCTTCTGAAAAGGAAGAAGGTAAAAAAGATCTGTATCTTAAATTCAGTCAACTCATCCGGGAAAATATCAGACAGCACAGAACAGTTCAATTCTATGCCAGTCAGCTTTGTGTTTCCAACAAGTACCTTATTGAGATCATTAAAAAAGCCAGTGGAAAGACCCCTCATGAAGTCATTGATGAAACATTATTGAAAGAAGCGTATGTCATGCTGGGAAATCCGGACCTGACGATCTCTGAAATAGCTTTTGAACTTCAGTTCAATTCCGCCTCTGCTTTTGGCCGTTTTTTCAAAAAACATACTTCTGTTTCTCCGTCTGAGTATAGAATAAGTGAAAATATCCAGTCGTAA
- a CDS encoding oleate hydratase, producing MSTINSKFDKVLNTSDQFGKVNHEPDSSKEVQINTPEKTMPFSDQIGNYQRNKGIPLQSYENSKIYIVGSGIAGMSAAYYFIRDGHVPGKNIIFLDQLAIEGGSLDGAGNPKDGYIIRGGREMDMTYENLWDIFQDIPALELPAPYSVLDEYRLINDNDPNYSKARLIHNQGQIQDFSKFGLEKKDQLAIVKLLLKKKEELDDLSIEDYFSESFLNSNFWFFWRSMFAFENWHSLLELKLYMHRFLHAIDGMKDFSCLVFPKYNQYDTFVTPLKNFLVEKGVQIQFDTLVKDLDVHINTEGKTVEGIITQQNGEEIRIPIGKDDYVIVTTGSMTESTFYGDNNTVPEVTIDNSSAGQSAGWKLWKNLAAKSEVFGKPEKFCSHIEKSSWESATLTCRPSAFTEKLKELCVNDPYSGKTATGGIITITDSNWVMSFTCNRQPHFPTQPDDILVVWVYALLMDKEGNYIKKTMPECTGNEILAELCYHLGMTDQLENVIENTIVRTAFMPYITSMFMPRAQGDRPRVVPEGCTNLGLVGQFVETNNDVVFTMESSVRTARIAVYNLLNLNKQVPDINPLQYDIRHLLKATQALNDYKPFLGEGILRKILKNTYFEHILVDRPEEKEEHESFFMEQVGRFQDWIKGVKG from the coding sequence ATGAGTACGATCAATTCAAAATTCGACAAAGTTTTAAATACCTCTGACCAGTTTGGGAAAGTAAACCACGAACCGGATTCAAGCAAAGAAGTTCAGATCAATACTCCTGAAAAGACAATGCCTTTTTCAGACCAGATCGGAAACTATCAAAGAAATAAAGGAATACCTTTACAATCCTACGAAAACAGCAAAATCTATATTGTCGGAAGCGGAATTGCAGGGATGTCTGCCGCTTACTATTTTATCCGTGATGGCCATGTTCCCGGCAAAAACATTATTTTCCTTGACCAACTTGCTATAGAAGGTGGTTCATTAGATGGAGCCGGAAATCCAAAAGATGGATATATCATCCGTGGCGGACGTGAAATGGATATGACTTATGAAAATCTATGGGATATATTCCAGGATATTCCTGCTTTGGAATTGCCTGCTCCCTACAGTGTCCTGGATGAATACCGTCTTATCAATGATAACGACCCTAATTATTCAAAAGCAAGATTAATTCATAACCAGGGGCAAATCCAGGATTTCAGTAAATTCGGATTGGAGAAAAAAGATCAGCTGGCGATTGTAAAACTTTTATTGAAGAAAAAAGAAGAGCTTGATGATCTCAGCATAGAAGATTATTTCTCAGAATCTTTCCTGAACAGTAACTTCTGGTTCTTCTGGCGTTCTATGTTTGCCTTTGAAAACTGGCACAGCTTACTGGAACTGAAACTGTATATGCACAGATTCCTTCACGCAATTGACGGAATGAAAGACTTTTCATGCCTGGTATTCCCAAAATACAACCAGTATGATACCTTTGTTACCCCTTTAAAAAACTTCCTGGTAGAGAAAGGAGTACAAATCCAGTTTGATACGTTGGTAAAAGATCTTGATGTTCATATTAATACGGAAGGAAAAACAGTGGAAGGCATCATTACCCAACAAAACGGAGAAGAAATCAGAATACCTATCGGAAAAGATGATTACGTAATTGTAACTACCGGATCCATGACAGAAAGTACTTTCTACGGAGACAACAATACAGTCCCGGAAGTCACCATAGATAACAGCAGTGCCGGACAAAGCGCTGGATGGAAATTATGGAAAAACCTTGCCGCTAAATCTGAAGTCTTCGGAAAACCTGAAAAATTCTGTAGTCATATTGAAAAATCCTCATGGGAGTCTGCCACATTAACATGCCGTCCTTCAGCATTCACAGAGAAATTGAAAGAGCTATGTGTGAATGATCCTTATTCCGGAAAAACAGCTACAGGAGGTATTATTACCATTACGGATTCTAATTGGGTAATGAGCTTTACCTGCAACAGGCAGCCGCACTTCCCTACTCAGCCGGATGATATTCTAGTAGTATGGGTATATGCCCTGCTGATGGATAAAGAAGGAAATTACATCAAAAAAACAATGCCTGAATGTACCGGAAATGAGATTCTTGCAGAACTGTGCTACCATCTCGGAATGACAGATCAGCTGGAGAATGTTATTGAGAATACAATCGTCCGTACTGCATTCATGCCATATATCACGTCTATGTTTATGCCGAGAGCTCAGGGAGACCGTCCTAGAGTAGTTCCTGAAGGCTGTACCAACTTAGGATTGGTTGGACAATTTGTAGAAACCAATAACGATGTGGTATTCACCATGGAAAGCTCTGTAAGAACAGCCAGAATAGCGGTTTATAATCTTCTTAACCTCAATAAACAGGTTCCGGATATTAATCCATTGCAGTATGATATCCGCCATTTATTAAAAGCCACTCAGGCATTGAATGACTATAAACCATTTCTTGGAGAAGGCATTTTAAGAAAAATTCTTAAAAACACTTACTTTGAGCATATATTGGTTGACCGCCCGGAAGAAAAAGAGGAACATGAGTCTTTCTTTATGGAACAGGTTGGAAGATTCCAAGACTGGATCAAAGGAGTTAAAGGTTAA
- a CDS encoding 3-hydroxyacyl-CoA dehydrogenase, with the protein MDFKNITIAGSGVLGYQIAFQTAYHGFKVTVYDISDEVLEKAKNKFTALSEAYQQDLHATPEQLETTFNNLTYSSDLAESVKDADLLIEAVPEDPNIKVDFYHKLSQIAPPKTVFATNSSTLLPSQFAEATGRPAQFVALHFANEIWKHNTGEIMRHPETSQEVFDSMIKFAKAIGMVALPIYKEQPGYIVNSLLVPLLGAAVNLWVDEVADIETIDKTWMVATGAPTGPFGILDVVGINTAYNINKMEAEETQDPLKIKAVEKLKQDYIDKGKLGVLNGEGFYKYPNPAYQDKDFLK; encoded by the coding sequence ATGGATTTTAAAAATATAACGATAGCCGGAAGTGGTGTATTAGGCTATCAGATTGCCTTCCAGACAGCTTATCACGGATTTAAAGTTACAGTTTATGATATCAGTGATGAAGTATTGGAAAAAGCTAAAAATAAGTTCACTGCTTTAAGTGAAGCCTATCAACAAGATTTACATGCAACACCGGAACAATTGGAGACAACCTTCAACAACCTCACCTATAGTTCTGATCTTGCAGAGTCGGTAAAAGATGCAGATCTTCTGATAGAAGCAGTTCCTGAAGACCCCAATATTAAAGTAGATTTTTACCATAAACTTTCCCAGATAGCTCCCCCAAAAACAGTATTTGCAACCAACTCCTCCACGCTTCTTCCGAGCCAGTTTGCCGAAGCAACAGGAAGGCCTGCACAATTTGTAGCACTCCATTTTGCCAATGAAATCTGGAAGCATAATACCGGGGAAATAATGCGTCATCCTGAAACTTCACAGGAAGTTTTTGACTCTATGATCAAATTTGCAAAAGCGATTGGTATGGTAGCATTGCCAATTTACAAAGAACAACCAGGATATATTGTCAACTCACTGCTTGTCCCACTGCTTGGGGCAGCTGTCAATCTTTGGGTAGATGAAGTTGCAGATATTGAAACAATTGATAAGACATGGATGGTAGCGACTGGTGCTCCGACGGGCCCGTTTGGGATATTAGATGTTGTGGGAATTAATACAGCGTATAATATCAACAAAATGGAAGCAGAAGAAACTCAGGATCCTTTAAAAATAAAAGCTGTTGAAAAATTAAAACAAGATTATATTGATAAGGGAAAACTGGGTGTTCTGAATGGTGAAGGGTTTTATAAATATCCTAATCCTGCTTATCAGGACAAAGATTTTCTGAAATAG
- a CDS encoding glutamine--tRNA ligase/YqeY domain fusion protein produces MEEEKKSLNFIEQIIEDDLANGLNKDQIRFRFPPEPNGYLHVGHTKAICINFGLGEKYNAPVNLRFDDTNPEKEEQEFVDSIMKDVEWLGFKWDKVLYASDYFQQLYDWAVQLIKEGKAYVDEQPSEVITEQRKNPAEPGIESPYRNRPVEESLDLFERMKNGEFESGSMSLRAKIDMVSPNMNMRDPVMYRILNKPHHRTGTAWKIYPMYDWAHGESDYIEQISHSLCSLEFENHRPLYNWYLDQVYEEGKVKNKQREFARMNVSYMITSKRKLQRLVAEGVVTGWDDPRMPTISGMRRKGFTPTAIRNFIEKVGVAKRENLIEIQLLDFCVREDLNKVAKRVMTVVDPVKLVIENYPEDQEEWVETENNPEQENAGTREMPFSRELYIEREDFKEEANNKFFRLKLGGEVRLKSAYIIKAERVEKDENGEITTIYATYDEKSKSGSGTEESLRKVKGTLHWVSAKHAIPVEVRIYNQLFTVEQPDAEKDVDFLNFINPESVTTVQGFAEPSLKDVAVGEPLQFQRIGYFTKDQDSTDTSLVFNRTVTLKDSYKPE; encoded by the coding sequence ATGGAAGAAGAAAAAAAATCACTCAATTTTATTGAGCAAATTATTGAAGATGATCTGGCAAACGGTTTGAATAAGGATCAGATCCGTTTCCGTTTTCCGCCTGAACCTAACGGTTACCTGCATGTAGGGCATACAAAAGCCATCTGCATCAACTTTGGACTGGGCGAAAAATATAATGCTCCCGTAAACCTTCGTTTTGACGATACGAACCCTGAAAAAGAAGAACAGGAATTCGTAGATTCTATCATGAAAGACGTTGAATGGTTAGGTTTCAAATGGGATAAAGTGTTGTATGCGTCCGATTACTTCCAGCAGCTTTACGATTGGGCAGTACAATTAATTAAAGAAGGAAAAGCTTATGTAGACGAGCAACCTTCTGAAGTGATTACCGAGCAAAGAAAAAATCCTGCAGAACCAGGTATTGAATCGCCGTACAGAAACCGTCCTGTTGAAGAATCTTTAGATTTATTCGAAAGGATGAAAAACGGAGAATTTGAAAGTGGTTCAATGTCTCTTCGTGCAAAAATCGACATGGTTTCACCAAATATGAATATGCGTGACCCTGTTATGTACAGAATATTGAATAAGCCTCACCACAGAACAGGTACAGCTTGGAAAATTTATCCAATGTACGATTGGGCTCATGGTGAATCCGATTATATTGAACAAATTTCACACTCGCTTTGTTCTTTAGAGTTTGAAAACCACAGACCATTGTACAACTGGTATCTGGATCAGGTTTACGAAGAAGGAAAGGTGAAAAACAAGCAGAGAGAGTTTGCTAGAATGAACGTTTCTTATATGATTACTTCTAAAAGAAAGCTACAAAGATTGGTAGCTGAAGGAGTAGTGACAGGATGGGACGATCCAAGAATGCCTACGATCTCGGGAATGAGAAGAAAAGGGTTTACGCCAACTGCTATCAGAAACTTTATTGAAAAAGTAGGAGTTGCGAAAAGAGAAAACCTGATCGAGATTCAGTTACTGGATTTCTGTGTACGTGAAGACCTGAATAAGGTGGCTAAGCGTGTAATGACAGTAGTAGATCCTGTAAAATTAGTGATTGAAAACTATCCTGAAGATCAAGAAGAATGGGTAGAAACTGAAAACAATCCTGAACAGGAAAATGCAGGAACAAGAGAAATGCCTTTCTCAAGAGAATTGTATATTGAACGTGAAGATTTCAAAGAAGAAGCTAATAATAAATTCTTCAGACTGAAACTAGGCGGAGAAGTTCGTTTAAAGTCAGCATACATCATCAAAGCTGAAAGAGTAGAGAAAGATGAGAATGGTGAAATTACTACCATTTATGCTACTTATGATGAGAAAAGTAAGTCAGGAAGCGGAACGGAAGAAAGCTTAAGAAAAGTAAAAGGAACACTTCACTGGGTATCTGCTAAACATGCTATCCCTGTTGAGGTAAGAATTTACAATCAATTGTTTACAGTAGAGCAGCCTGATGCTGAAAAAGATGTAGACTTCTTAAACTTCATCAATCCTGAATCTGTGACTACAGTTCAAGGTTTTGCAGAGCCAAGTCTGAAAGATGTGGCTGTTGGAGAGCCGCTTCAGTTCCAAAGAATTGGATATTTTACGAAAGATCAGGATTCTACGGATACCTCATTGGTATTCAACCGTACTGTAACACTAAAAGATTCTTATAAGCCTGAATAA